A genome region from Phoenix dactylifera cultivar Barhee BC4 chromosome 18, palm_55x_up_171113_PBpolish2nd_filt_p, whole genome shotgun sequence includes the following:
- the LOC103723159 gene encoding ubiquitin domain-containing protein DSK2a-like isoform X3 — translation MGADGDSVDAGDSAAAAAAAVGGGATVHIRSSNGSKFSVQTDLESTVGSFKVVLAEKCDVPPEQQRLIYKGRILKDEQTLASYGVESDHTIHLVRGFASSTASTDRASRTPNSISEVARGVDSNEGGGSGAAFGGSPFPGLDANMLGGSGGSNLFGFGLPEFGQVQQQLTQNPTMMREIMNLPVFQSLMNNPELLHNMIMNNPQMREIIDRNPDLAHVLNDPSTLRQALEAVRNPELMREMMRNTDRAMSNIESSPEGFNMLRRMYETVQEPFLNATTMTRDAGSDLGSNPFAALLGNQGATQSRDPSPNPSTTGSEATTGSAEPNANPLPNPWGSAGGPQTTNSRSSPASDARTSGAGLGRLGLPELERMAGGMADPSHLNQIMQNPAMMQMMQSLLSNPQFMNQILGLNPQLRNLVESNTQMRDMLQNPEFIRQLTSPETLQQLLSLQRSLFSQLGRQQASRERNPEGNGAGTPNITGLDSLMNMFGGLGGAGGLGVPNTSNVPPEQLYATQLSQLQEMGFLDTQENIRALSATAGNVHAAVERLLRDIGQ, via the exons ATGGGTGCCGACGGCGACTCCGTCGACGCGGGCGActcggccgccgccgccgccgccgccgttggGGGTGGGGCCACCGTCCACATCCGCTCCTCCAACGGGTCCAAGTTCTCCGTCCAGACGGACCTCGAGTCCACCGTGGGATCGTTCAAGGTCGTTCTTGCGGAGAAGTGCGACGTGCCGCCCGAACAGCAGCGGTTGATCTATAAAGGCCGGATTCTGAAGGACGAACAAACCCTAGCGAGCTATG GTGTGGAGTCTGATCACACTATTCACTTGGTTCGTGGTTTTGCATCGTCAACTGCATCTACTGATCGAGCTTCAAGAACACCAAACAGCATTTCAGAGGTTGCAAGGGGTGTTGATTCCAATGAAGGTGGGGGTTCTGGAGCTGCTTTTGGAGGTTCACCATTTCCTGGTCTTGATGCTAATATGCTAGGTGGTAGTGGAGGATCCAATTTGTTTGGATTTGGATTACCAGAGTTTGGTCAGGTGCAACAACAGCTGACTCAGAATCCTACTATGATGAGGGAAATAATGAACCTGCCTGTTTTTCAGAGCCTGATGAATAACCCTGAGCTACTGCATAACATGATCATGAACAATCCGCAAATGCGTGAGATCATAGACCGAAATCCTGATCTAGCACATGTACTTAATGACCCCAGCACTCTCCGACAGGCTCTGGAAGCTGTAAGAAATCCTGAACTCATGAGAGAAATGATGCGAAACACTGACAGGGCTATGAGCAACATTGAATCTTCTCCAGAAGGATTTAACATGCTCAGGCGTATGTATGAAACTGTTCAGGAGCCATTTCTCAATGCCACAACAATGACAAGGGACGCAGGAAGCGATTTGGGTTCTAATCCATTTGCAGCCCTTCTTGGAAATCAGGGTGCTACCCAGTCTAGGGATCCATCTCCAAACCCTTCGACTACTGGTTCTGAAGCAACAACtgggtctgctgaaccaaatgCTAACCCGCTTCCAAATCCTTGGGGCAGTGCTG GAGGTCCACAAACAACCAATTCAAGGTCAAGTCCTGCCAGTGATGCAAGGACTTCTGGCGCTGGGTTAGGCAGGCTTGGATTACCAGAATTGGAAAGGATGGCTGGTGGTATGGCGGACCCATCCCACTTAAATCAGATTATGCAAAATCCAGCCATGATGCAGATGATGCAGAGCCTCCTCTCCAACCCTCAGTTCATGAATCAG ATCTTAGGTCTCAATCCCCAGCTCCGTAACTTGGTGGAATCCAATACCCAGATGAGAGATATGTTGCAGAACCCAGAATTTATTCGCCAGCTTACTTCTCCTGAGACACTGCAG CAACTTCTATCATTGCAACGTTCACTTTTTTCCCAGCTAGGTCGGCAACAGGCAAGCCG CGAACGTAATCCGGAAGGCAATGGTGCAG GCACGCCAAACATCACTGGGCTGGATTCTTTGATGAACATGTTTGGTGGACTAGGGGGGGCTGGTGGTCTTGGTGTTCCAAATACTTCTAATG TGCCTCCAGAGCAGCTTTATGCAACCCAGCTGTCTCAGCTACAAGAAATGGGCTTCTTGGACACCCAGGAGAATATTCGTGCTCTGAGTGCGACTGCGGGGAATGTCCATGCTGCAGTTGAGCGGCTCTTAAGGGATATTGGTCAATAG
- the LOC103723193 gene encoding catalase isozyme 1, with the protein MDPYKHRPSSTHNAPFWTTNSGAPVWNNNSSLTVGSRGPVFLEDYHLIEKLAQFDRERIPERVVHARGASAKGFFEVTHDVSHLTCADFLRAPGVQTPIIVRFSTVIHERGSPETLRDPRGFAVKFYTREGNFDLVGNNFPVFFIRDGIKFPDMVHALKPNPKSHLQENWRILDFFSHHPESLHMFSFLFDDVGIPSDYRHMDGFGVNTYSLINKDGKAHYVKFHWKPTCGVKCLLDDEAVTVGGSNHSHATKDLYDSIAAGNYPEWKLFIQTIDPDHEDKFDFDPLDVTKIWPEDIVPLQPVGRMVLNKNIDNFFAENEQLAFCPAIVVPGIHYSDDKLLQTRIFSYADTQRHRLGPNYLMLPANAPKCALHNNHHDGFMNFMHRDEEVNYFPSRYDPVRHAESFPLPPRVLTGKREKCVIDKENNFKQPGERYRSFDPARQERFVHRWVQALSDTWVTHEICSIWISYWSQCDKSLGQKLATRLNVRPSM; encoded by the exons atggatccctacaag CACCGCCCTTCGAGCACCCACAACGCCCCCTTTTGGACCACCAACTCTGGTGCCCCCGTTTGGAACAACAATTCCTCACTGACTGTCGGATCCCGAG GGCCTGTTTTTCTTGAGGATTATCATCTGATTGAAAAGCTTGCTCAGTTTGATAGGGAGCGTATCCCTGAGCGGGTTGTTCATGCTAGGGGTGCTAGTGCAAAGGGCTTctttgaggtcactcatgatgTTTCTCACCTCACCTGTGCTGATTTCCTTCGGGCCCCAGGAGTCCAGACCCCAATCATTGTTCGCTTCTCAACTGTTATTCATGAGCGTGGAAGTCCTGAAACCTTGAGAGATCCACGTGGTTTTGCAGTGAAGTTCTACACTAGAGAG GGTAATTTCGATCTCGTGGGAAATAACTTCCCAGTGTTTTTCATCCGTGATGGAATAAAATTTCCTGACATGGTTCATGCTCTCAAACCAAACCCAAAGTCCCACTTACAGGAGAACTGGAGGATCCTGGATTTCTTCTCACACCACCCAGAGAGTTTGCACATGTTCTCCTTTCTATTTGATGATGTTGGTATTCCTTCAGACTACAGGCACATGGATGGTTTTGGCGTGAACACCTATTCTCTTATCAATAAGGATGGGAAAGCTCATTATGTCAAGTTCCACTGGAAACCAACATGTGGTGTGAAGTGTTTGTTGGACGATGAGGCTGTGACTGTTGGAGGCAGTAACCACAGCCATGCCACGAAGGATCTGTATGATTCTATTGCTGCTGGAAATTATCCAGAGTGGAAGCTTTTCATCCAGACCATTGATCCTGACCATGAAGATAAATTTGATTTTGACCCACTTGATGTAACCAAGATCTGGCCGGAAGACATTGTTCCTCTCCAGCCCGTTGGACGTATGGTCTTGAACAAAAATATTGATAACTTCTTTGCAGAAAATGAACAGCTTGCATTCTGCCCAGCAATTGTGGTACCTGGAATCCATTACTCAGATGACAAACTACTCCAGACTAGAATTTTCTCCTATGCTGATACTCAGAGGCACCGGCTGGGGCCAAACTATTTGATGCTTCCAGCGAATGCTCCCAAATGTGCTCTTCACAACAATCACCATGATGGCTTTATGAACTTCATGCACAGGGATGAGGAG GTGAATTATTTTCCTTCAAGATATGATCCTGTTCGACATGCTGAGAGTTTCCCCTTACCACCTCGTGTTCTCACAGGAAAGCGTGAGAAG TGTGTAATTGATAAAGAGAACAATTTCAAGCAGCCTGGAGAAAGATACCGGTCCTTTGATCCAGCCAG GCAAGAACGTTTTGTCCACCGGTGGGTTCAGGCGTTGTCTGACACCTGGGTGACACATGAAATCTGTAGCATCTGGATCTCATATTGGTCTCAG TGTGACAAGTCTCTCGGTCAGAAGCTAGCAACTCGGCTCAACGTAAGGCCAAGCATGTAA
- the LOC103723159 gene encoding ubiquitin domain-containing protein DSK2a-like isoform X2, with translation MGADGDSVDAGDSAAAAAAAVGGGATVHIRSSNGSKFSVQTDLESTVGSFKVVLAEKCDVPPEQQRLIYKGRILKDEQTLASYGVESDHTIHLVRGFASSTASTDRASRTPNSISEVARGVDSNEGGGSGAAFGGSPFPGLDANMLGGSGGSNLFGFGLPEFGQVQQQLTQNPTMMREIMNLPVFQSLMNNPELLHNMIMNNPQMREIIDRNPDLAHVLNDPSTLRQALEAVRNPELMREMMRNTDRAMSNIESSPEGFNMLRRMYETVQEPFLNATTMTRDAGSDLGSNPFAALLGNQGATQSRDPSPNPSTTGSEATTGSAEPNANPLPNPWGSAAGGPQTTNSRSSPASDARTSGAGLGRLGLPELERMAGGMADPSHLNQIMQNPAMMQMMQSLLSNPQFMNQILGLNPQLRNLVESNTQMRDMLQNPEFIRQLTSPETLQQLLSLQRSLFSQLGRQQASRERNPEGNGAGTPNITGLDSLMNMFGGLGGAGGLGVPNTSNVPPEQLYATQLSQLQEMGFLDTQENIRALSATAGNVHAAVERLLRDIGQ, from the exons ATGGGTGCCGACGGCGACTCCGTCGACGCGGGCGActcggccgccgccgccgccgccgccgttggGGGTGGGGCCACCGTCCACATCCGCTCCTCCAACGGGTCCAAGTTCTCCGTCCAGACGGACCTCGAGTCCACCGTGGGATCGTTCAAGGTCGTTCTTGCGGAGAAGTGCGACGTGCCGCCCGAACAGCAGCGGTTGATCTATAAAGGCCGGATTCTGAAGGACGAACAAACCCTAGCGAGCTATG GTGTGGAGTCTGATCACACTATTCACTTGGTTCGTGGTTTTGCATCGTCAACTGCATCTACTGATCGAGCTTCAAGAACACCAAACAGCATTTCAGAGGTTGCAAGGGGTGTTGATTCCAATGAAGGTGGGGGTTCTGGAGCTGCTTTTGGAGGTTCACCATTTCCTGGTCTTGATGCTAATATGCTAGGTGGTAGTGGAGGATCCAATTTGTTTGGATTTGGATTACCAGAGTTTGGTCAGGTGCAACAACAGCTGACTCAGAATCCTACTATGATGAGGGAAATAATGAACCTGCCTGTTTTTCAGAGCCTGATGAATAACCCTGAGCTACTGCATAACATGATCATGAACAATCCGCAAATGCGTGAGATCATAGACCGAAATCCTGATCTAGCACATGTACTTAATGACCCCAGCACTCTCCGACAGGCTCTGGAAGCTGTAAGAAATCCTGAACTCATGAGAGAAATGATGCGAAACACTGACAGGGCTATGAGCAACATTGAATCTTCTCCAGAAGGATTTAACATGCTCAGGCGTATGTATGAAACTGTTCAGGAGCCATTTCTCAATGCCACAACAATGACAAGGGACGCAGGAAGCGATTTGGGTTCTAATCCATTTGCAGCCCTTCTTGGAAATCAGGGTGCTACCCAGTCTAGGGATCCATCTCCAAACCCTTCGACTACTGGTTCTGAAGCAACAACtgggtctgctgaaccaaatgCTAACCCGCTTCCAAATCCTTGGGGCAGTGCTG CAGGAGGTCCACAAACAACCAATTCAAGGTCAAGTCCTGCCAGTGATGCAAGGACTTCTGGCGCTGGGTTAGGCAGGCTTGGATTACCAGAATTGGAAAGGATGGCTGGTGGTATGGCGGACCCATCCCACTTAAATCAGATTATGCAAAATCCAGCCATGATGCAGATGATGCAGAGCCTCCTCTCCAACCCTCAGTTCATGAATCAG ATCTTAGGTCTCAATCCCCAGCTCCGTAACTTGGTGGAATCCAATACCCAGATGAGAGATATGTTGCAGAACCCAGAATTTATTCGCCAGCTTACTTCTCCTGAGACACTGCAG CAACTTCTATCATTGCAACGTTCACTTTTTTCCCAGCTAGGTCGGCAACAGGCAAGCCG CGAACGTAATCCGGAAGGCAATGGTGCAG GCACGCCAAACATCACTGGGCTGGATTCTTTGATGAACATGTTTGGTGGACTAGGGGGGGCTGGTGGTCTTGGTGTTCCAAATACTTCTAATG TGCCTCCAGAGCAGCTTTATGCAACCCAGCTGTCTCAGCTACAAGAAATGGGCTTCTTGGACACCCAGGAGAATATTCGTGCTCTGAGTGCGACTGCGGGGAATGTCCATGCTGCAGTTGAGCGGCTCTTAAGGGATATTGGTCAATAG
- the LOC103723151 gene encoding U-box domain-containing protein 15-like: MATEPVSISMPLLRVNQICRQSLTSSIWETEEKVPAMPEGEAVAGGRGGEGKMAMEREHDQEDLTREMLEIIDSVRSFGDFRQTQRKECFNLVRRLQLVTPLLEETKELETPISDAAYEKLCDLAKAFADAKKLLRCCYDGSKIYLALESGVVAGRFHVVYEKLNRALAGMPYHELGITYEVKEQVELMNMQLQRAKRRTDTQDMELAMDLMVVLSGEEDRDVDRAILERLASRLQLQTLPDIRAETMAVKKLIKKRSGQYAESTQQIIDLLNRLKQIAGIEDSNGLSEVALPKYLEKCPSLMIPNDFLCPISLEIMMDPVIVATGQTFERRNIQKWLDAGHRTCPKTRQTLAHLSLAPNYALRNLILQWCEKNKVELLKQEADLDSEPADHEEEISSLVQDLSSIHLDKQRRAVKKIRMLSKESPDHRIAIAQNGGVPALVSLLTYPDSKLQENTVTALLNLSIDEENKRLVAKEGAIPAIIEILKTGTVAAKENSAAALFSLSMLDDIKLMIGNLDGIPPLVDLLQNGTIRGKKDAATALFNLILNNKNKARAVDAGIIAPLLQVLGDKNLGMVDEALSILFLLTLHPGGRNAIGQQSFIQTLVEFIKEGTSKNKEYALSVLLELGSHNPLLLSAALQFGVWNHLAEVVNSGTDRAQRKARALMSKCEQVQ, translated from the exons ATGGCAACCGAACCCGTCTCCATCTCCATGCCCCTCTTGAGAGTCAACCAAATTTGTCGACAAAGCCTAACATCGTCGATCTGGGAGACGGAGGAGAAGGTGCCCGCAATGCCGGAAGGGGAAGCCGTGGCCGGAggcagaggaggagaagggaagaTGGCGATGGAGAGAGAGCACGACCAGGAGGACTTGACCCGGGAGATGCTGGAGATCATCGATTCGGTCCGGTCGTTCGGCGACTTCCGGCAGACGCAGCGGAAGGAGTGCTTCAACCTCGTCCGCCGGCTCCAGCTGGTGACTCCCCTGCTCGAGGAGACTAAGGAGCTCGAGACCCCGATTTCTGATGCGGCGTATGAGAAGCTGTGCGACCTTGCGAAGGCATTCGCCGATGCCAAGAAGCTGTTGAGATGCTGTTATGATGGGAGCAAGATCTATCTG gCACTAGAAAGTGGGGTAGTGGCGGGCAGATTTCACGTCGTCTATGAAAAGTTGAATCGTGCATTGGCTGGGATGCCGTACCATGAGCTCGGTATTACATATGAAGTGAAAGAGCAA GTCGAGCTAATGAACATGCAACTTCAAAGGGCTAAGAGGAGAACAGATACTCAAGACATGGAGCTGGCTATGGATCTGATGGTCGTACTCTCTGGCGAGGAGGATCGGGATGTAGATAGGGCAATATTAGAAAGGCTGGCTAGTAGATTACAGCTACAAACTCTCCCAGACATAAGAGCAGAAACAATGGCTGTAAAAAAGCTTATCAAAAAAAGAAGTGGGCAATATGCTGAAAGTACTCAGCAGATCATAGAcctattaaacagattaaaaCAAATTGCCGGTATTGAAGACAGTAATGGGCTAAGTGAAGTTGCCTTGCCTAAATATTTGGAGAAATGTCCATCTTTGATGATTCCTAATGATTTCCTTTGTCCAATATCTCTAGAGATCATGATGGATCCTGTCATTGTTGCAACAGGGCAG ACATTTGAAAGACGAAATATACAGAAGTGGTTGGATGCTGGCCATCGAACCTGCCCAAAGACTAGGCAAACTTTGGCCCACCTTTCGCTGGCGCCTAACTATGCCCTTAGAAACTTGATTTTGCAGTGGTGTGAGAAGAACAAAGTTGAATTACTAAAGCAAGAGGCGGATCTTGACTCTGAGCCTGCGGATCATGAAGAAGAAATATCCTCACTAGTCCAGGATCTTTCTTCCATACATCTTGATAAGCAGCGAAGGGCAGTTAAGAAGATTCGCATGCTTTCCAAAGAGAGCCCTGATCACAGAATTGCAATTGCTCAGAATGGAGGCGTCCCTGCCCTAGTCAGTCTTCTGACCTATCCTGATTCTAAACTCCAAGAGAACACTGTGACTGCGTTGTTGAACTTATCAATAGATGAAGAGAACAAACGGCTTGTAGCTAAAGAAGGAGCCATTCCTGCTATTATCGAGATTTTGAAGACAGGCACTGTGGCAGCTAAAGAGAACTCAGCAGCAGCTTTGTTCAGCCTATCTATGCTTGATGATATCAAGCTGATGATTGGGAATTTGGATGGTATACCTCCATTGGTAGATTTATTGCAAAATGGGACAATTAGAGGCAAAAAGGATGCTGCTACTGCACTCTTCAATTTGATTCTAAACAATAAGAACAAAGCCAGAGCTGTAGATGCAGGCATCATAGCACCTCTACTTCAAGTACTGGGTGATAAGAACCTGGGTATGGTTGATGAAGCTCTCTCGATTCTCTTTCTTCTAACATTACACCCTGGTGGGCGCAATGCAATAGGACAGCAATCATTCATTCAAACCCTTGTAGAATTCATCAAGGAAGGGACTTCCAAAAACAAGGAATATGCGCTCTCTGTTCTTCTAGAACTGGGATCACATAACCCATTGCTCTTATCGGCTGCACTCCAGTTTGGTGTTTGGAATCACTTGGCTGAGGTGGTAAATAGTGGAACTGACCGAGCTCAAAGGAAAGCAAGGGCCCTAATGAGCAAGTGTGAACAAGTACAATGA
- the LOC103723159 gene encoding ubiquitin domain-containing protein DSK2a-like isoform X1: MGADGDSVDAGDSAAAAAAAVGGGATVHIRSSNGSKFSVQTDLESTVGSFKVVLAEKCDVPPEQQRLIYKGRILKDEQTLASYGVESDHTIHLVRGFASSTASTDRASRTPNSISEVARGVDSNEGGGSGAAFGGSPFPGLDANMLGGSGGSNLFGFGLPEFGQVQQQLTQNPTMMREIMNLPVFQSLMNNPELLHNMIMNNPQMREIIDRNPDLAHVLNDPSTLRQALEAVRNPELMREMMRNTDRAMSNIESSPEGFNMLRRMYETVQEPFLNATTMTRDAGSDLGSNPFAALLGNQGATQSRDPSPNPSTTGSEATTGSAEPNANPLPNPWGSAVLSIAGGPQTTNSRSSPASDARTSGAGLGRLGLPELERMAGGMADPSHLNQIMQNPAMMQMMQSLLSNPQFMNQILGLNPQLRNLVESNTQMRDMLQNPEFIRQLTSPETLQQLLSLQRSLFSQLGRQQASRERNPEGNGAGTPNITGLDSLMNMFGGLGGAGGLGVPNTSNVPPEQLYATQLSQLQEMGFLDTQENIRALSATAGNVHAAVERLLRDIGQ, from the exons ATGGGTGCCGACGGCGACTCCGTCGACGCGGGCGActcggccgccgccgccgccgccgccgttggGGGTGGGGCCACCGTCCACATCCGCTCCTCCAACGGGTCCAAGTTCTCCGTCCAGACGGACCTCGAGTCCACCGTGGGATCGTTCAAGGTCGTTCTTGCGGAGAAGTGCGACGTGCCGCCCGAACAGCAGCGGTTGATCTATAAAGGCCGGATTCTGAAGGACGAACAAACCCTAGCGAGCTATG GTGTGGAGTCTGATCACACTATTCACTTGGTTCGTGGTTTTGCATCGTCAACTGCATCTACTGATCGAGCTTCAAGAACACCAAACAGCATTTCAGAGGTTGCAAGGGGTGTTGATTCCAATGAAGGTGGGGGTTCTGGAGCTGCTTTTGGAGGTTCACCATTTCCTGGTCTTGATGCTAATATGCTAGGTGGTAGTGGAGGATCCAATTTGTTTGGATTTGGATTACCAGAGTTTGGTCAGGTGCAACAACAGCTGACTCAGAATCCTACTATGATGAGGGAAATAATGAACCTGCCTGTTTTTCAGAGCCTGATGAATAACCCTGAGCTACTGCATAACATGATCATGAACAATCCGCAAATGCGTGAGATCATAGACCGAAATCCTGATCTAGCACATGTACTTAATGACCCCAGCACTCTCCGACAGGCTCTGGAAGCTGTAAGAAATCCTGAACTCATGAGAGAAATGATGCGAAACACTGACAGGGCTATGAGCAACATTGAATCTTCTCCAGAAGGATTTAACATGCTCAGGCGTATGTATGAAACTGTTCAGGAGCCATTTCTCAATGCCACAACAATGACAAGGGACGCAGGAAGCGATTTGGGTTCTAATCCATTTGCAGCCCTTCTTGGAAATCAGGGTGCTACCCAGTCTAGGGATCCATCTCCAAACCCTTCGACTACTGGTTCTGAAGCAACAACtgggtctgctgaaccaaatgCTAACCCGCTTCCAAATCCTTGGGGCAGTGCTG TTCTTTCAATAGCAGGAGGTCCACAAACAACCAATTCAAGGTCAAGTCCTGCCAGTGATGCAAGGACTTCTGGCGCTGGGTTAGGCAGGCTTGGATTACCAGAATTGGAAAGGATGGCTGGTGGTATGGCGGACCCATCCCACTTAAATCAGATTATGCAAAATCCAGCCATGATGCAGATGATGCAGAGCCTCCTCTCCAACCCTCAGTTCATGAATCAG ATCTTAGGTCTCAATCCCCAGCTCCGTAACTTGGTGGAATCCAATACCCAGATGAGAGATATGTTGCAGAACCCAGAATTTATTCGCCAGCTTACTTCTCCTGAGACACTGCAG CAACTTCTATCATTGCAACGTTCACTTTTTTCCCAGCTAGGTCGGCAACAGGCAAGCCG CGAACGTAATCCGGAAGGCAATGGTGCAG GCACGCCAAACATCACTGGGCTGGATTCTTTGATGAACATGTTTGGTGGACTAGGGGGGGCTGGTGGTCTTGGTGTTCCAAATACTTCTAATG TGCCTCCAGAGCAGCTTTATGCAACCCAGCTGTCTCAGCTACAAGAAATGGGCTTCTTGGACACCCAGGAGAATATTCGTGCTCTGAGTGCGACTGCGGGGAATGTCCATGCTGCAGTTGAGCGGCTCTTAAGGGATATTGGTCAATAG
- the LOC103723179 gene encoding uncharacterized protein LOC103723179 isoform X1 yields MIQQMVDNFSKYGMVSSGSAMAAGDKQHSVSVKKVALRELPNESRNIITKPTGTSPLPKDKRLTPDSVKVVGTKRPQPDDPSSPSSHQTPGNIGPNGHLVYVRRKLETEQGKMSTFINMDSADSPESRKSSNNGTKEQNVQQCQTQEPKAASLPVPVPVASPSMSSGKRLLPHCPGKLITGLAALEPHESMVTSTTPVLADSQTPGNQDWKERFIQLQMFLKSCDQSSQEEYILMLRSLSAVGRSRHAVELEKRAIHLLLEEGKELHRMKVLNVLGKALPKDHTSISTHTPSPLKEQFQK; encoded by the exons ATGATTCAACAAATGGTAGATAATTTTAGTAAGTACGGAATGGTTAGCAGTGGAAGTGCCATGGCTGCTGGAGACAAGCAACATTCAGTCTCAGTAAAAAAAGTGGCTTTAAGGGAGTTGCCAAATGAATCTAGGAACATCATTACAAAGCCAACCGGAACCTCTCcacttcctaaagacaaaagaCTCACCCCAGATTCTGTGAAGGTAGTTGGTACCAAGAGGCCACAGCCTGATGATCCATCTAGTCCCTCCAGTCATCAGACCCCAGGCAACATTGGTCCAAATGGACATCTTGTGTACGTACGTAGAAAACTTGAAACTGAGCAAGGCAAGATGAGCACTTTTATCAATATGGATAGTGCTGATTCTCCTGAGTCCAGGAAATCTAGCAACAATGGAACAAAAGAACAAAATGTGCAGCAGTGTCAGACCCAAGAGCCTAAGGCAGCTTCTCTTCCTGTCCCTGTACCAGTGGCATCTCCATCTATGTCATCTGGGAAACGATTGCTTCCTCATTGTCCAGGAAAGCTCATCACTGGGTTGGCAGCACTGGAACCACATGAGTCGATGGTTACTTCCACCACACCAGTCCTAGCAGATTCCCAGACACCAGGTAATCAAGATTGGAAAGAAAGGTTTATTCAGTTGCAGATGTTCTTGAAGAGCTGTGACCAGTCAAGCCAGGAGGAGTATATTCTAA TGCTTCGATCTTTATCGGCGGTTGGCCGTAGCAGGCATGCTGTTGAGTTGGagaaaagagcaatacatcTCTTATTGGAGGAAG GTAAGGAGTTGCATCGTATGAAAGTTTTGAATGTTCTGGGGAAAGCTTTGCCCAAGGATCATACATCAATCTCAACTCATACCCCTTCTCCTCTAAAGGAACAGTTTCAGAAATAG
- the LOC103723179 gene encoding uncharacterized protein LOC103723179 isoform X2, producing the protein MIQQMVDNFSKYGMVSSGSAMAAGDKQHSVSVKKVALRELPNESRNIITKPTGTSPLPKDKRLTPDSVKVVGTKRPQPDDPSSPSSHQTPGNIGPNGHLVYVRRKLETEQGKMSTFINMDSADSPESRKSSNNGTKEQNVQQCQTQEPKAASLPVPVPVASPSMSSGKRLLPHCPGKLITGLAALEPHESMVTSTTPVLADSQTPGNQDWKERFIQLQMFLKSCDQSSQEEYILMLRSLSAVGRSRHAVELEKRAIHLLLEVRSCIV; encoded by the exons ATGATTCAACAAATGGTAGATAATTTTAGTAAGTACGGAATGGTTAGCAGTGGAAGTGCCATGGCTGCTGGAGACAAGCAACATTCAGTCTCAGTAAAAAAAGTGGCTTTAAGGGAGTTGCCAAATGAATCTAGGAACATCATTACAAAGCCAACCGGAACCTCTCcacttcctaaagacaaaagaCTCACCCCAGATTCTGTGAAGGTAGTTGGTACCAAGAGGCCACAGCCTGATGATCCATCTAGTCCCTCCAGTCATCAGACCCCAGGCAACATTGGTCCAAATGGACATCTTGTGTACGTACGTAGAAAACTTGAAACTGAGCAAGGCAAGATGAGCACTTTTATCAATATGGATAGTGCTGATTCTCCTGAGTCCAGGAAATCTAGCAACAATGGAACAAAAGAACAAAATGTGCAGCAGTGTCAGACCCAAGAGCCTAAGGCAGCTTCTCTTCCTGTCCCTGTACCAGTGGCATCTCCATCTATGTCATCTGGGAAACGATTGCTTCCTCATTGTCCAGGAAAGCTCATCACTGGGTTGGCAGCACTGGAACCACATGAGTCGATGGTTACTTCCACCACACCAGTCCTAGCAGATTCCCAGACACCAGGTAATCAAGATTGGAAAGAAAGGTTTATTCAGTTGCAGATGTTCTTGAAGAGCTGTGACCAGTCAAGCCAGGAGGAGTATATTCTAA TGCTTCGATCTTTATCGGCGGTTGGCCGTAGCAGGCATGCTGTTGAGTTGGagaaaagagcaatacatcTCTTATTGGAG GTAAGGAGTTGCATCGTATGA